The following are encoded in a window of Ricinus communis isolate WT05 ecotype wild-type chromosome 4, ASM1957865v1, whole genome shotgun sequence genomic DNA:
- the LOC8284428 gene encoding exocyst complex component EXO70E2, whose amino-acid sequence MHNCQSITATYEAEQHIIAATQHILEALRLSKNVSDDLRSALKAVDSHLSSMAVKSESEGSEFTEIEEQLNSAEVKVMHWMSNQSHMWDAGPMEAANYLQAVKEILAVIETVGGLSVSENRKAKEIVFRAQHVLHIAMSRLEEELCHILIRHKQYFKLQYESFRSPAENVVYDESFTSVEDEIIEETSQRDGNCGESIQFTVDLVDPHVIPDIKSIASVMSACNHVQEFCETFIGVRREALYEYLSNLKMEKVSIEDVLKLEWDCLDSEIKKWIWTMKVIIKGYLASEKRLCDQILGESTAANSYCFVDISKDSILGLLNFGQAVAMGPRKLEKLIRLLDMYEVLAEVHLEIDALFSENNGSFVRIEFQELISRLADSARETFLKFGNAISCNASVHPFPGGGVHHLTKYVMNYMRLLPEYHDTMNLLLKDQDADKSNVVVEIDDGLDISSSTFCPMACHLRSITSTLQSNLIDKSKLYTDEALQHVFLINNIHYMVEKVKDSELRLFFGDEWIRKHNAKFQQHATSYVKATWSSVLSILRDGRTAPKERCRKFSNAFEEIYKCQTGWRIPDPGLREDLQISTSQNVILAYRNFLGINNSNVSDKHVKYTADYLEELLLDFFVGSPISLRNSRRR is encoded by the coding sequence ATGCACAACTGTCAATCTATCACGGCAACCTATGAAGCGGAACAACACATCATTGCTGCAACTCAGCATATTCTGGAGGCATTACGGTTAAGTAAGAACGTGAGTGATGATCTTAGAAGTGCACTCAAGGCGGTTGACTCCCATTTATCTTCAATGGCTGTTAAAAGTGAAAGCGAGGGAAGCGAGTTTACTGAGATTGAGGAACAGCTAAATTCTGCTGAGGTAAAGGTGATGCATTGGATGTCAAATCAATCTCACATGTGGGACGCTGGCCCCATGGAAGCAGCCAATTATTTGCAAGCTGTCAAGGAGATTCTAGCCGTGATTGAAACTGTGGGAGGTCTGTCTGTAAGTGAAAATAGGAAGGCAAAGGAGATTGTTTTCCGAGCTCAGCATGTGCTGCACATAGCAATGTCAAGGCTTGAAGAAGAGCTCTGCCACATTCTGATTCGACATAAGCAATACTTTAAGCTGCAATATGAGTCGTTTCGTTCACCCGCAGAGAATGTGGTTTATGACGAGTCATTTACCTCTGTTGAGGATGAAATAATTGAGGAAACATCTCAGAGAGATGGgaactgcggagaatctattCAATTTACTGTAGATTTGGTTGATCCACATGTAATTCCTGACATCAAGTCCATTGCAAGTGTTATGTCTGCTTGCAATCATGTTCAAGAGTTTTGTGAGACTTTTATTGGTGTCCGGAGGGAAGCATTGTATGAATACTTGTCTAATCTTAAAATGGAGAAAGTGAGCATCGAGGATGTGCTGAAGCTGGAGTGGGATTGCTTGGACAGTGAGATCAAGAAATGGATATGGACTATGAAGGTCATCATCAAAGGATATCTTGCCAGTGAGAAACGGTTGTGTGACCAGATATTGGGGGAATCAACTGCTGCCAATTCATATTGCTTTGTTGACATTTCTAAGGATTCAATTTTGGGCCTTCTGAATTTTGGCCAAGCTGTAGCAATGGGGCCTCGTAAGCTAGAGAAGCTGATCCGCCTACTTGACATGTACGAGGTTCTGGCAGAGGTTCACCTAGAGATTGATGCTTTATTCTCAGAAAATAATGGTTCTTTCGTTAGAATTGAATTTCAGGAGCTTATAAGTAGACTGGCTGATTCTGCTAGAGAGACCTTCTTAAAATTTGGGAATGCCATTTCATGTAATGCTTCTGTACACCCTTTCCCTGGAGGCGGAGTTCATCACCTTACCAAGTATGTCATGAATTACATGAGGCTCCTACCAGAATACCATGATACTATGAATTTACTTCTCAAGGACCAAGATGCAGATAAATCAAATGTTGTTGTTGAGATAGATGATGGGCTGGATATTTCTTCTTCCACCTTTTGCCCAATGGCTTGTCACCTTCGGTCAATTACATCTACTCTACAATCCAATCTCATTGACAAATCCAAATTATACACAGATGAGGCTCTGCAGCATGTTTTCTTGATTAACAACATCCATTACATGGTCGAAAAGGTGAAGGACTCTGAACTAAGGCTTTTCTTTGGTGACGAATGGATCAGGAAACACAATGCGAAATTTCAACAACATGCAACGAGCTATGTGAAAGCCACTTGGAGTTCAGTCTTGTCCATTCTTAGAGATGGAAGGACAGCTCCCAAAGAAAGATGCAGGAAATTCAGCAATGCTTTTGAGGAGATATACAAGTGCCAGACAGGTTGGCGCATTCCGGACCCTGGGCTTCGGGAAGATCTGCAAATCTCAACTTCACAGAATGTAATCCTTGCCTATAGAAATTTCCTTGGCATAAACAACAGCAATGTCA